CTCGCCGCGCGGCGCGCGCGCATCACCAGGTCGTCGATCTCGACCGGCTTGCTCAGGTAGTCGCGAGCCCCCGCGCGGATGGCCTCGACGGCGCTCTCGATGTCGCCGTGCGCGGTCACCATCAACACGACGGTCGTCGGAAGCTGGGCTCGCAGCTCGGGCAGGAAGACGAGCCCATCTCCGTCCGGCAGCCTCCGGTCCAGCACCACAAGGTCCGGCGCCTCCGCGGCGAGCGCGACGCGGGTCTCGTGCAGCGAGCGCGCGACCCGGACGCGAAAACCCTCCTGGCTCAGCATGGAGGCCGCGAGCGAGGAGAAGGTCCTGTCGTCGTCGACGAGCAGCAGGGAGGTGCTCATGAAGCCATCTTCTCAAGCGGAAGGCGGACCGTGAAGCGGCTGCCTCCGGGCACGCGCGTGTAGGAAACGCTTCCTCCATCATGCGCACGGATGGCCGTGCGCACCATCGGAAGCCCCAGCCCGATGCCTCTCGAGCGGCCCACCGCGAAGGGCTCCCAGAGCCTGGGCTCGAAGGCCAGGGGCACGCCTCCCGCGTTGTCCTCCACGACGAGCACCACCTCCGCGCCTTCGCGCAGCAGCCGGACCTCGACGCGAGGCGTGGGCTGCTGGCCTGTATCATGGGCCACGGCGCCGGCTTCGACGGCGTTGCGGATGAGGTTGTCGGCGGCGGAGACCAGCAGCGTCGGGTCCCCCTTCACGAAGAGCCCCTCCTGCAGTGTCGTGTCGATGGTGACATCCGCGGCTTCCGGCAGGAGCCTCACGGCCTGGAGCGCGTCCTGGACCAGCAGGTGCATCTCGCAGCTGCGCCGCTGCGTGGACTGGGGGGAGGCGAAGCTCAGCAACGAGCGGGCGAGGTGGCCGAGCCGGTCCGCCTGGGAGCGCAGCGCCTGGACGGGCAGGGTCGTCTCGCCTCCCTTCGCGCGAATCATGCTGAGCGCGGCCTGCATGCTGTTGAGCGCGTTCTTCACCTCGTGGGCGATGAGCGAGGACGCCGTGCCCAGCGCCGCCATCGTCTCCTGGCGCCGCAGCTGCTCCTCGGCGGTCATCAGCGAGCGGTAGGAGCGGCGCAGGAGCACCGTGAAGAGCAGGAGCACGCCGCCGAGCAGCGCGGTGTGAACGCCGAACTGGCCCACGTAGCGGCGCTTGAGCAACTCGCGGTCCCGCGCTTCGTCCTCGAGCACGGCGAGCAGCATGTCGGTTCCGGGGACGAGCGCCGCCGCGCCGAGCAGCCGCGTGCCTCCAATCGTGACGGCCCCGGGCGCGTCCACCAGCGGGCGAAGGCTCTCGGCGAGCTCCGCCTGGTTCAGCAGGGGCGGTGGCTTTGACGGGAGGAGGAGCCGGCCTTGCTCGCCGAGCAGGGCGACCATGGACTCGTTCTTCCCGCGGTGGACCGGCAGCAGCTCGCTCGCCGTCGCGAGCTCGCCCACGAGGAGTCCCACGACACGCTCATCGCGCACGATGGGGACCGCGACCGCGATGAGCCCTCCGCCTTCCTCGTCCAGCAGTCCGACCGAAGCGGCCTTCCTTTCCACCATCCGCTGGAACCACGGGCGCGAGGCGAGCGGTGCGCGCCCGAGCGGCATGGTCGCCGGGTCGCTCCAGATGCGCTGGCCGTTGGCTGACACCAGCGCGACGCCCGCGGAGAAGAGGGACGTGTGGCCGAAGGCATTCTCGAGGAGCGCCACCTCGGGGCCCGTGGCGCCATCCTCGGGTCTGAGCGACGGGTGCTCCGCGAGCCGTTGCAGCTCCGAGCGCAGCAGTCCCAGATGCGCGCCCAGCGCCTGGGCCTGGAGGCCCGCGCGGTCCGACAGGTGGACGAGGAGCTCGCCCTCCGCCGCCTTCACGTCCGCCTGGTACGTCACGAAGGGACTGACGAAGGCGGCGCACCAGAGGAGCATCAGCCCGACCACGGCGGACCGGCCCGCTTTTCTCTGCGTGCGAAGCAGCTCTCCCGGCGGGGGCACGAGAGAGGTCAGGGAGGGATGGGCCG
The sequence above is drawn from the Corallococcus sp. NCRR genome and encodes:
- a CDS encoding sensor histidine kinase, producing MLLWCAAFVSPFVTYQADVKAAEGELLVHLSDRAGLQAQALGAHLGLLRSELQRLAEHPSLRPEDGATGPEVALLENAFGHTSLFSAGVALVSANGQRIWSDPATMPLGRAPLASRPWFQRMVERKAASVGLLDEEGGGLIAVAVPIVRDERVVGLLVGELATASELLPVHRGKNESMVALLGEQGRLLLPSKPPPLLNQAELAESLRPLVDAPGAVTIGGTRLLGAAALVPGTDMLLAVLEDEARDRELLKRRYVGQFGVHTALLGGVLLLFTVLLRRSYRSLMTAEEQLRRQETMAALGTASSLIAHEVKNALNSMQAALSMIRAKGGETTLPVQALRSQADRLGHLARSLLSFASPQSTQRRSCEMHLLVQDALQAVRLLPEAADVTIDTTLQEGLFVKGDPTLLVSAADNLIRNAVEAGAVAHDTGQQPTPRVEVRLLREGAEVVLVVEDNAGGVPLAFEPRLWEPFAVGRSRGIGLGLPMVRTAIRAHDGGSVSYTRVPGGSRFTVRLPLEKMAS